GCGGCGGGCACCGGCGGCCTCAAGGCACAGGCGATCCCCAAAGTTTCCGCCCAGCGCAAGGGCACCCTGAATGGCAGCCCCGCCATTATCTACAACACTGTCCTCAACGGCACCATGTCCCAGACCACCAAGAAACTCGTCAGATTCGCGGACATAGATGGCAAGCCGCGGCTGACCTGGCAAACCATCCGGACGGTCAAATCCGGGGATCCCGGATTCAACTCCTCCGTCAAGTAGCGTTCCTAGGCGCCTCCCAACTTTCTGTGGCACCCTGAACTGGTGACTTTCCAGAACCAGACACGTGCGGCCAGGGGCACGGGCTTCCTATTTGCCCTCGCCACTCTGGCCTGCATCACGGGCCTCATCGCCACGTACTTCTACTTTGTGCGCACCACCACCGGGCAGTTCATCGATGAATCAGCCTTGGTGGAGGCCGTGGATCTGCATGGTCCGGCCGGCAAGGCTGCCACGGAGTTCCTGGACTGGCTGCCCACCATCTCACTCGTGATAGCCGCCGTCGTGGTTCTTTTTGTCACGGTCATCAGGCGCCGCTGGACCGCCGCCGGGATTGCCGTTGCGGCGTGCGTCGGCGCGAATGTGGCCACGCAGGTTCTCAAGGAGCTGCTGCCGGTCCGGCCGGACCGCGGAGTGGTGACGCTGGAACTCAACTCGCTGCCGTCCGGGCACACCACGCTGGCTGCCTCGGCTGCGGCTGCAGTGTTTCTGATGGCATCGCCGCGGTGGAGGCCGCTGGCGGGTTTTGCGGGCGGCACCTTCGCCATCGTTTCCGGAATCTCCACACTGGTCAACCAGTGGCACCGGCCGGCCGATGTGGTGGCCGCGTTCCTGCTGGTGGGCGCTTTCATGATTCCCGCGGGCTGGCTGATTATCCGGACCGGCGGCGCGTGGAACGTGTGGGAGGGTTTTGGCCGGCACTGGGGATCGTTGCGGCTGTGGGTCACCATCCCGGTGGTTCTGGGACTGGCGTCGGGGGCGGTGGCCGTGTATTCGCTGGCCAGGATTGCCCCCGGCCCGGACCAGGGA
This genomic interval from Micrococcaceae bacterium Sec5.7 contains the following:
- a CDS encoding phosphatase PAP2 family protein, producing MTFQNQTRAARGTGFLFALATLACITGLIATYFYFVRTTTGQFIDESALVEAVDLHGPAGKAATEFLDWLPTISLVIAAVVVLFVTVIRRRWTAAGIAVAACVGANVATQVLKELLPVRPDRGVVTLELNSLPSGHTTLAASAAAAVFLMASPRWRPLAGFAGGTFAIVSGISTLVNQWHRPADVVAAFLLVGAFMIPAGWLIIRTGGAWNVWEGFGRHWGSLRLWVTIPVVLGLASGAVAVYSLARIAPGPDQGGSATNYFWAGISLIVIAGYLATVATTSLFAFAARRRDSPRR